A window of Nicotiana tabacum cultivar K326 chromosome 24, ASM71507v2, whole genome shotgun sequence contains these coding sequences:
- the LOC107806757 gene encoding mitochondrial pyruvate carrier 1 produces the protein MESLRAYLKSPMGPKTTHFWGPMANWGFVISGIMDANKPPDAISGNMTAVLCVFSMLCMRFAWMVRPRNHMLLACHAANESVQLYQLSRWLRHQWNLQQKEAVAATD, from the exons ATGGAATCGTTGAGGGCATATTTGAAGAGTCCAATGGGTCCAAAAACAACTCACTTTTGGGGTCCTATGGCCAACTGGGGATTTGTCATCTCC GGAATAATGGATGCAAATAAGCCCCCCGATGCAATATCTGGCAACATGACTGCAG TGTTATGTGTGTTCTCAATGTTGTGTATGAGATTTGCATGGATGGTGAGGCCTCGCAATCATATGCTGCTAGCTTGCCATGCTGCAAATGAGTCTGTGCAACTCTACCAACTTTCCCGTTGGCTAAGGCATCAATG GAACCTACAGCAGAAGGAAGCCGTAGCAGCTACTGACTAA
- the LOC107806756 gene encoding adenylate kinase 4: MSNSVNLEDVPSESITTEILRRMRCSSKPDKRLILIGPPGSGKGTQSPVIKDEYCLCHLATGDMLRAAVAAKTPLGIKAKEAMDKGELVSDDLVVGIIDEALKKPSCQKGFILDGFPRTVVQAEKLDEMLQNRGTKVDKVLNFAIDDAILEERITGRWIHPASGRSYHTKFASPKVPGIDDVTGEPLIQRKDDTAAVLKSRLESFHRQTEPVIDYYAKKNMVVNLPAEKSPQTVTNEVKKALS; the protein is encoded by the exons ATGTCGAATTCAGTGAACTTGGAGGATGTTCCATCGGAGAGCATCACGACGGAGATCCTCCGCCGTATGCGGTGCTCCTCTAAGCCCGACAAACGTCTTATTCTCATCG GCCCACCTGGATCTGGGAAAGGTACACAATCTCCAGTTATCAAGGATGAGTACTGCTTATGTCATTTAGCCACGGGTGATATGCTGAGAGCTGCTGTCGCTGCCAAAACGCCTCTGGGCATTAAGGCGAAGGAGGCCATGGATAAG GGAGAACTTGTTTCTGATGACTTGGTTGTTGGGATAATAGATGAAGCATTGAAGAAACCTTCGTGTCAAAAAGGATTCATTCTTGATGGATTTCCAAGGACTGTGGTGCAAGCAGAAAAG CTTGATGAGATGCTTCAAAATCGGGGGACCAAAGTTGATAAAGTTCTTAATTTTGCAATTGATGATGCTATTTTGGAGGAGAGAATTACCGGGCGTTGGATCCACCCAGCTAGTGGCAGGAGCTACCATACAAAGTTTGCATCTCCTAAAGTTCCTGGGATAGATGAT GTCACTGGAGAGCCTTTGATACAACGCAAAGATGACACCGCTGCTGTTCTTAAGTCAAGGCTGGAATCCTTCCATAGGCAAACTGAACCG GTAATTGACTACTATGCGAAAAAGAATATGGTAGTGAACCTTCCTGCAGAGAAATCACCTCAGACGGTCACAAATGAAGTGAAGAAAGCCCTCTCATGA